The Breoghania sp. genome has a segment encoding these proteins:
- a CDS encoding DUF1688 family protein, whose protein sequence is MTDKTDSPSEPLLGQGSEADLPIDYDDALAHKARILMTPHAVRARANLLLDKALEGELSHVAVDIGALDPLSDSLAARIRAEWPDLALPFHSVWRRFEAGGHDRFAGLAASRQWPDVREMGRAAFDMALVAGFIGPAAPDGWGFADALTGERYPGADGLAIASLSMIASGLFSGQPLDPLRADAGQLVRVSEDEIAAGLQIDPDNPAMDCAPLARVLRRLGEAVGLRDDVFAQKDDPRPGGVFDLLFEEGLEGALGASRVMELLCDGLAIVQVGGPALGGIPLGDTATHPSLRGEGIEEGTETFMPFHARLQRLVPDLVEPLVWAGVEISGLEDLTINSDAPAAALLLDAGVVTLCDGPPQGGVIALDAPQAVELRAVTVALFDRLAEKLRLRFEVRAEEMPLAGLLEGAIRHAAGKIALEKRGTLVPMIQFGAPDGLK, encoded by the coding sequence ATGACCGACAAAACCGATTCTCCATCCGAGCCGCTTCTGGGGCAAGGCAGCGAAGCCGACCTCCCCATCGACTATGACGACGCGCTCGCCCACAAGGCGCGCATTCTGATGACCCCGCATGCGGTGCGCGCCCGTGCAAACCTGTTGTTGGACAAGGCGCTTGAAGGCGAGCTTTCTCATGTCGCCGTCGATATTGGTGCGCTCGATCCCCTTTCTGACAGTCTGGCTGCGCGGATCAGGGCCGAATGGCCGGATCTGGCGCTTCCGTTCCATTCCGTCTGGCGGCGATTTGAGGCGGGCGGTCATGACCGGTTTGCCGGTCTTGCCGCCTCACGGCAATGGCCGGATGTGCGCGAGATGGGCCGCGCCGCCTTCGACATGGCGCTTGTCGCCGGGTTCATCGGACCCGCTGCGCCGGACGGCTGGGGCTTTGCCGACGCTCTGACGGGGGAACGTTATCCTGGCGCGGACGGGCTCGCTATTGCCAGCCTGTCCATGATCGCAAGCGGTCTTTTCTCTGGTCAGCCACTCGATCCCCTGCGCGCCGACGCAGGCCAGCTCGTGCGTGTCTCGGAAGACGAGATCGCGGCGGGTCTCCAGATCGACCCTGACAATCCGGCGATGGACTGCGCGCCTCTTGCCCGTGTTCTTCGGCGTCTGGGCGAAGCTGTGGGGCTGAGGGACGATGTCTTCGCCCAAAAAGACGATCCGCGCCCCGGTGGGGTGTTCGACCTGCTTTTCGAGGAAGGTCTGGAGGGCGCGCTGGGCGCCTCCCGTGTGATGGAACTCCTGTGCGACGGGCTGGCTATCGTGCAGGTGGGCGGACCGGCGCTTGGCGGTATTCCGCTTGGCGACACCGCCACTCACCCGAGCCTGCGCGGTGAGGGGATTGAGGAGGGGACGGAGACCTTCATGCCGTTCCATGCGCGCCTGCAACGCCTGGTTCCGGATCTGGTGGAGCCGCTTGTCTGGGCGGGAGTGGAGATTTCGGGCCTTGAGGATCTGACCATCAACAGTGATGCACCTGCGGCAGCACTGTTGCTCGATGCAGGTGTCGTGACGCTTTGTGATGGCCCCCCGCAAGGCGGAGTGATCGCCCTTGATGCGCCTCAGGCGGTTGAATTGCGGGCCGTGACTGTCGCGCTCTTCGACCGGCTCGCGGAAAAGTTGCGCCTGCGATTTGAGGTGCGTGCGGAAGAAATGCCGCTGGCAGGCCTTCTGGAAGGTGCTATCCGGCACGCTGCCGGCAAGATTGCGTTGGAAAAACGCGGCACATTGGTCCCAATGATTCAGTTTGGCGCCCCGGACGGGCTAAAGTAG
- the upp gene encoding uracil phosphoribosyltransferase — MGTATVIDHPLVQHKLTIMRDKETSTSSFRQLLREIAHLMCYEVMRDLELTTITIETPIAEMSSPTLAGKKLVFCSILRAGNGLLEGMLDLVPSARVAHIGLYRDPKTLIPVEYYFKAPEDLEDRLIVVVDPMLATANSAIVALDRLKERGAKNLRFVCLLAAPEGIEKFSEAHPDVPIFTAAIDQKLNEHAYIVPGLGDAGDRMYGTK; from the coding sequence ATGGGAACGGCGACAGTCATCGACCATCCGCTGGTGCAGCACAAGCTCACCATCATGCGTGACAAGGAAACCTCCACGTCCAGCTTCCGGCAACTTCTGCGCGAGATCGCGCATTTGATGTGCTACGAGGTCATGCGCGATCTGGAGCTGACCACCATCACCATCGAGACGCCGATTGCCGAGATGAGCTCCCCGACGCTGGCTGGCAAGAAGCTGGTCTTCTGCTCCATCCTTCGGGCCGGAAACGGCCTTCTGGAAGGCATGCTGGATTTGGTGCCGTCGGCCCGCGTTGCCCATATCGGCCTTTACCGCGATCCCAAGACGCTGATTCCGGTGGAATACTACTTCAAGGCCCCGGAAGACCTGGAAGACCGCCTGATCGTCGTTGTGGACCCGATGCTGGCCACTGCCAACTCCGCCATTGTCGCCCTGGATCGTCTGAAGGAACGGGGTGCCAAGAACCTGCGGTTCGTCTGCCTTCTGGCAGCCCCGGAAGGCATCGAGAAGTTCTCCGAGGCCCATCCGGACGTGCCGATCTTCACCGCGGCGATTGATCAGAAGCTCAACGAGCACGCCTATATCGTGCCCGGCCTCGGCGATGCGGGCGACCGCATGTACGGAACGAAATAG